From a region of the Euwallacea similis isolate ESF13 chromosome 3, ESF131.1, whole genome shotgun sequence genome:
- the LOC136419829 gene encoding mediator of RNA polymerase II transcription subunit 15-like produces the protein MFHKLLLLGSLAIAAAQYQQPQYQQAQQVQYQQAQYQQPQYQRQPQYQNPQYQQHLQHQQQQQQEGLVSPAQYPAGVDASSCPNYPDCSNPLVTLQAVAKASDPRYLAENTPSAPPRPESQYSPEVQQKLDRGEYIGDGDYHGEGLDEALAPQVAAAAVQYTSAPRAQYASQQPQYASQPATGAVQYPAQQAASQYSAQPGAVQYSAPRAAAQYASQPAAGAVQYPAQRAASQYAVQPAGVQYQARQIASQYVTTPQYITAPQGSAAGRYYQRGQSAQSTLFAPQYVRAETPVHETRAYSPVANAIAAGSEPVAAVQLPAGIDANVCPNYPFCHS, from the exons CTTCTTCTGGGCTCACTGGCAATAGCAGCGGCGCAATACCAACAACCTCAGTACCAACAGGCCCAGCAAGTGCAGTATCAGCAGGCTCAATACCAGCAACCGCAGTACCAACGGCAGCCACAATACCAGAATCCCCAGTACCAACAGCATCTGCAACACcagcaacaacaacaacaagaGGGTCTGGTGTCACCCGCTCAATATCCTGCTGGGGTTGATGCCTCATCGTGTCCCAATTATCCAGATTGCAGCAATCCATTGGTGACTCTCCAGGCGGTGGCTAAGGCGTCCGACCCACGATATTTG GCAGAAAATACACCGTCAGCCCCGCCAAGGCCTGAAAGCCAATATTCTCCGGAAGTCCAGCAAAAGCTAGATCGTGGAGAATACATCGGCGACGGAGATTACCACGGAGAAGGTCTAGATGAAGCTTTGGCTCCACAAGTAGCAG CCGCAGCAGTCCAATATACCTCTGCCCCGAGGGCCCAATACGCCTCCCAACAGCCCCAATATGCGTCCCAACCAGCAACAGGGGCAGTTCAGTATCCGGCCCAACAAGCCGCCTCACAGTACTCGGCTCAACCTGGAGCAGTCCAATACAGCGCCCCTCGTGCTGCCGCTCAGTATGCCTCCCAACCAGCAGCAGGAGCGGTACAGTACCCTGCTCAAAGAGCTGCTTCACAATATGCCGTCCAACCTGCTGGAGTCCAGTACCAAGCCAGACAAATTGCTTCTCAGTATGTCACCACTCCTCAGTACATAACTGCCCCTCAAGGAAGCGCTGCTGGACGGTACTACCAACGAGGTCAAAGTGCTCAGTCTACACTGTTTGCTCCTCAGTACGTTAGAGCAGAAACTCCAGTACACGAAACTAGAGCTTACAGCCCTGTAGCTAATGCCATTGCTGCTGGTTCTGAGCCTGTAGCTGCGGTGCAGCTGCCTGCTGGGATAGACGCTAATGTGTGCCCAAACTATCCTTTCTGCCACtcctaa
- the LOC136419840 gene encoding uncharacterized protein isoform X2 encodes MSPLLPCYNSTGCGSYINKLFSTQETLVVDLFSNMFVKLVCIALSLSSTWAVYNGPLAGGLPASLYPAGVSPQACPNFPNCDNPAVAAHPSPVQNQWGAPQQNNWAQPQQQWNQPAPAWTQQPQQQWNAPHNNWNPQPVPQWNPAPQAAPSWNPGPPAGVPAHGAQIPAGVDPGSCPNYPFCG; translated from the exons ATGTCACCACTATTACCGTGTTACAATTCTACAGGGTGTGGTTCctatataaataaactattttcCACCCAAGAAACACTTGTTGTCGACCTATTTAGCAACATGTTCGTAAAACTG GTTTGTATAGCTCTGTCCCTTTCATCCACCTGGGCCGTCTACAACGGCCCCTTGGCCGGCGGTCTTCCAGCTTCCCTCTACCCCGCAGGGGTATCACCCCAAGCCTGCCCCAACTTCCCCAATTGTGACAACCCCGCCGTAGCAGCTCACCCCTCCCCCGTACAAAACCAATGGGGAGCCCCGCAACAAAACAACTGGGCGCAACCGCAGCAACAATGGAACCAGCCTGCCCCTGCCTGGACCCAACAACCTCAGCAACAATGGAATGCTCCACACAACAACTGGAACCCACAACCAGTTCCTCAATGGAACCCTG CTCCCCAAGCAGCTCCCTCATGGAACCCAGGCCCACCAGCTGGAGTACCTGCCCACGGAGCCCAAATTCCTGCCGGAGTCGATCCAGGATCCTGCCCCAACTATCCTTTCTGCGGTTAA
- the LOC136419840 gene encoding pupal cuticle protein-like isoform X1 — protein sequence MSPLLPCYNSTGCGSYINKLFSTQETLVVDLFSNMFVKLVCIALSLSSTWAVYNGPLAGGLPASLYPAGVSPQACPNFPNCDNPAVAAHPSPVQNQWGAPQQNNWAQPQQQWNQPAPAWTQQPQQQWNAPHNNWNPQPVPQWNPGNQNALDQGGYTGDGDYHGEGLAEALAPGYENAGGWRNWNNAPQAAPSWNPGPPAGVPAHGAQIPAGVDPGSCPNYPFCG from the exons ATGTCACCACTATTACCGTGTTACAATTCTACAGGGTGTGGTTCctatataaataaactattttcCACCCAAGAAACACTTGTTGTCGACCTATTTAGCAACATGTTCGTAAAACTG GTTTGTATAGCTCTGTCCCTTTCATCCACCTGGGCCGTCTACAACGGCCCCTTGGCCGGCGGTCTTCCAGCTTCCCTCTACCCCGCAGGGGTATCACCCCAAGCCTGCCCCAACTTCCCCAATTGTGACAACCCCGCCGTAGCAGCTCACCCCTCCCCCGTACAAAACCAATGGGGAGCCCCGCAACAAAACAACTGGGCGCAACCGCAGCAACAATGGAACCAGCCTGCCCCTGCCTGGACCCAACAACCTCAGCAACAATGGAATGCTCCACACAACAACTGGAACCCACAACCAGTTCCTCAATGGAACCCTGGTAATCAAAATGCTTTAGACCAGGGCGGTTATACCGGTGATGGAGATTATCATGGTGAGGGTCTTGCCGAGGCTTTGGCTCCAGGGTACGAGAATGCCGGAGGATGGAGAAATTGGAATAATG CTCCCCAAGCAGCTCCCTCATGGAACCCAGGCCCACCAGCTGGAGTACCTGCCCACGGAGCCCAAATTCCTGCCGGAGTCGATCCAGGATCCTGCCCCAACTATCCTTTCTGCGGTTAA
- the Mlc-c gene encoding myosin-2 essential light chain isoform X2, with protein MANYTEDQMAEFQEAFQLFDNRGDGKIHVAQIGDALRALGQNPTESDVKKYTHQYKPDERVSFEVFLPIYQQISKTRSADTADDFIEGLRHFDKDGNGYISAAELRHLLTTLGEKLTDDEVGELLQGQEDSQGNVNYEEFVKLVMSG; from the exons ATG GCAAACTATACTGAAGATCAGATGGCCG agtTCCAAGAAGCCTTCCAACTTTTTGATAATAGGGGAGATGGTAAGATTCATGTAGCACAAATTGGAGATGCACTTCGAGCACTTGGCCAGAACCCTACTGAATCtgatgtgaaaaaatatacccATCAATACAAACCTGATGAAAGGGTTTCATTTGAGGTCTTCTTACCAATTTATCAG caaatttcaaaaactagaAGCGCTGATACTGCCGATGACTTCATTGAAGGTCTCCGCCACTTTGATAAGGATGGAAATGGTTATATAAGTGCCGCTGAGCTACGACACTTGCTAACCACTTTGGGGGAGAAATTAACGGACGATGag gTCGGAGAATTGCTTCAAGGACAAGAAGATTCTCAGGGAAACGTGAACTATGAAGAATTTGTAAAATTGGTTATGTCTGGTTAA
- the Mlc-c gene encoding myosin-2 essential light chain isoform X1 codes for MYLYEPPAKLSLTSVEEFQEAFQLFDNRGDGKIHVAQIGDALRALGQNPTESDVKKYTHQYKPDERVSFEVFLPIYQQISKTRSADTADDFIEGLRHFDKDGNGYISAAELRHLLTTLGEKLTDDEVGELLQGQEDSQGNVNYEEFVKLVMSG; via the exons ATGTATCTTTATGAACCCCCTGCCAAGCTAAGCTTAACTTCAGTTGAAg agtTCCAAGAAGCCTTCCAACTTTTTGATAATAGGGGAGATGGTAAGATTCATGTAGCACAAATTGGAGATGCACTTCGAGCACTTGGCCAGAACCCTACTGAATCtgatgtgaaaaaatatacccATCAATACAAACCTGATGAAAGGGTTTCATTTGAGGTCTTCTTACCAATTTATCAG caaatttcaaaaactagaAGCGCTGATACTGCCGATGACTTCATTGAAGGTCTCCGCCACTTTGATAAGGATGGAAATGGTTATATAAGTGCCGCTGAGCTACGACACTTGCTAACCACTTTGGGGGAGAAATTAACGGACGATGag gTCGGAGAATTGCTTCAAGGACAAGAAGATTCTCAGGGAAACGTGAACTATGAAGAATTTGTAAAATTGGTTATGTCTGGTTAA
- the LOC136419830 gene encoding uncharacterized protein, producing MCLNGENDLIKSGSIPFALNSDMESIAVNSDTASHSSTQMMKVEPIDSYTLSDVNRTPTPDLASKAEEYIKQESVDLESLSGSATDSADNSEIKPTQPAKKVRFSSVPHVPKPSKRTIQTRYPGDFSVNDFQSEENKRIYQELITKRQSVQKAVNVLQRKRRYLDAKILKLRTTIKIIRDNCGDLPVDAKKLEEICESDGSYDSDCADSSDVETTKANVDIFNTAEFMLPKRGEDRHRIVSESENIDDFTNEDQLLSFCNFTFANQVQLTFSSHNEDREFRKLRKKITWAAERDIALSREIYQLKNSVFLQNKKIEEMKRNLTKIKGEKN from the exons ATGTGTCTAAAtggtgaaaatgatttaatcaAATCAGGTTCGATACCTTTCGCCTTGAATTCAGATATGGAGTCCATAGCTGTTAATTCTGATACTGCAAG CCATTCTAGTACTCAAATGATGAAAGTTGAGCCAATTGATTCTTACACTCTAAGTGATGTAAACAG gacGCCAACGCCTGATTTGGCAAGCAAAGCTGAAGAATACATTAAGCAGGAGTCCGTTGATTTGGAATCACTAAG cGGCTCTGCTACTGATTCAGCAGACAACAGTGAAATTAAGCCAACTCAACCGGCTAAAAAGGTGAGATTTTCCTCAGTTCCACATGTCCCCAAACCAAGTAAAAGAACAATTCA AACCAGATACCCTGGAGACTTTTCTGTTAATGATTTTCAAAGTGAGGAGAATAAAAGAATTTACCAAGAGTTGATTACAAAAAGGCAGAGTGTCCAAAAGGCTGTTAACGTTTTGCAACGAAAGAGGCGATATCTAGATGCAAAAATCCTAAAACTGAGAACTACAATTAAGATTATTAGAGATAATTGTGGGGATTTGCCGGTTGACGCTAAGAAGCTGGAA gaaatttgTGAGAGTGACGGAAGTTACGACAGTGACTGTGCTGATAGCAGTGATGTTGAAACTACAAAAGCCAACGTAGATATTTTCAACACCGCCGAGTTTATGCTACCTAAACGAGGCGAAGATCGACATAGAATCGTTAGTGAGTCCGAAAACATTGACGATTTCACTAACGAAGATCAACTGCTttcgttttgtaattttactttCGCCAATCAGGTGCAACTAACGTTTTCAAGCC ataatgAAGACCgagaatttagaaaattacgaaaaaaaatcacttggGCTGCAGAACGCGATATAGCATTATCCAGAGAAATATACCAGCTGAAAAATAGTGTTTTCCTGCAGAATAAAAAGATTGAAGAAATGAAACGAAACCTTACTAAAATCAAAGGagagaaaaattaa